Below is a window of Neofelis nebulosa isolate mNeoNeb1 chromosome 8, mNeoNeb1.pri, whole genome shotgun sequence DNA.
tatgttttaattttacttgataGGCCCATTttgagttcttttattttatcttaataccTTAAAACATAGATGAaacattttttctatatttcaaatgtttccttTGGCATATTTACATATGCAAATTGAAGGAGTTTAGAAAAACTATTGATCCAAAGATTTCTCAGGACTCATAGACACTGTATTTCACATTTCATATAATCAATCTCTTTTTGAATAATATTAGAAAAGcttagaaatggaagaagattttatttcttggaaATGAAATCTCATGTTCCTTCAATTGAAGAAGTAAGTCAACCTGACTGAACTAGTTAGGacttccagaaaaaaatgctaaggaacaaatcattgttttcattaatttttcaaattcaatgTGCTCTTACTTGTAaggtaaatgcaatttttttaattgtgtcatTGAAAGCTTGTTTCACTTGCTTGTTCCTCAAAGTATAAATGAAAGGGTTCAACAAAGGAGCAACAGATGTAGTAAGCACGGATACCCCTTTATTGATGCCCACCTGTTCTTTGGCTGAAGGCTTGATATAGATGAAAATACAGCTGCCGTATGTGATGGAAATAACAATCATGTGAGATGAACAAGTGGAGAAAGcttttttcctttgggaagcAGAAGGGAATCTTAGAATTGTCCTGATGATATATATGTAGGAAAGAATGACACCAATCAGTGTAATAATGAATATCAATACTGCACAGATTATAACTGTCTGTTCTATAAGCCACGTATCTGAGCATGAAAtcttaaaaagaggaaatgggtCACAGCCAAAATGGTCAATGGCATTGGAGTCACAGAATTCCAGCTGGAGGCCCATACCGAGTGGTGTGACGATGATCATCAACCCAGAGATCCAGCAACAGAAGACAAAGATGGTACAGAATTTGTTGTTCATGATGGTCATGTAATGAAggggtttgcagatggccacatagcggtcataggACATGGCTGCCAGGAGAAAAAATTCTGTGGCCCCCAAAACCCCAATAAGAAATACTTGACTAACACAAGCATTATAGGTAATCGTTTTATCTCCAGTTGATAAGCTGTACAAGAATCTGGGAATACATACTGTTGTGAATAAGATTTCTAAAATGGAGAAATTTCGAAGAAAAACATACATAGGTGTTTTAAGATGAAAATCCATGAATGTAAGAATGATAATGGTCAGATTTCCAGTCATGCTCAGCACATAGGTGAgaaataagaagataaaaaggaGAACTTGCAGCTGTGGGTCCTCTGTAAGTCCCAACAAGATGAATGTTGTTATTGCTGTGTGATTTCTCATTGCTACCTTTGATGTTTTAAGCAATCTACGTGTAAAACTAAAACGTCAAAGAGGAAGTGtctaaacagaaaacaagacagaaatcaatgaaacagaaaacaaaaggcaagagTGAAGTTTAAAGGAATCAAGAGCTGATTTTTAGAAAGGATAAATAACATTCATACAACTGttgtgaaaaaaaggaaaagataagattTATCAGGAATGAGAGCAATGATAACATTACATATTATAAAGCtgttaagataaaaatgaaatattttgaaaacatctgCAGAGTAGATTTGATaacttaaatgaatgaattctttgAAAGGTACAATTTACCAAAGCTAATTCAAGATGAAATATCTAACCTAGATAGCCCTGTATCTATTGAAGTAAACAAACATATAGTTAAATCATCTCACAAAGAGAGCTCCAGGCTCAGGTGGCTTAATTGTAGATTTCTACtgaaaatttaagacaaaaacacCAGTTCCATATAATTCCTTTCATAAAGTTGATtgttgaaagcaaaaattataacattatcTAATGGAGTTTCTGatgtatataaacataatataaatgATAATCACAATAAAAAGGGAAGAGTACAGGGTcctatatagtaatatattttctaaattctacCTCCATTGGTAAGATATTGATTCAAGTTTGTGAAATGTTTACTGTTTATAAGTCACAAACTTTTAAGAAATGATATAgtcaaaaatatatgaattaaaatGACTACACTAAAGTGGTTAATTTTAGTccagaaaataggaaacaaaagaaagaataacaatggggacaaacaaaaatcaagtaaCAAAATGATAAACAGAAGTCGAAACATAAATgattacattatataaaataatcaaaacataCCACACTGATTAAAAGGTAGAGATTATAAGATGTATTTTGATGTATATCTTAAAttgataagaacagatactacacttgatcttagccaaaaggccaagaagcaataAGATGTGTTTAAAAATCACCCACCTAGATGCTATATTTAAACACCTCACTTCAAATATTACTTCTGTAAAGAATAGAACAATGAGTACCATGTGAACCATAATCAAGAGAATGTTGGAGTAGCTATGTTAGTATCACCACCAAAGAAAATTAACAAGCGTATAGAGGAAATTACATATTATCTGATAAATAAGCCAATTCACTAAGAACACCAAGAgattctatttatgtatttaacagagcatcaaaatataaaaagaataaactggcataaatgaaagaagaaacataaattgGCAATTATAGTTGGAGATTGTCTTACTAATTGATGGAACTAGTTGGTTTAAAGTCAATAAAGGCATAGAAAAactatacaatttatttattttgagaggtggggagaggaatagagagagagagggagagggaatcctgagcagggtctgcactgtcagtgcagagcctgacgtgggactcaatctcaggaactgcaagattatgacctgagtcaaaatcaagactgagatgcttaaccaagtgagccacccaggtactcctccaTCTCCTTTTATTAGGCAAGTATTACTATGATAGCAAATCCAAACAAAGATattacataaaaaggaaaactactgaATGATATCGTCTACTGGTAAGATAGAAATTTTCCACAAAAGAATAGTAAATCAAGCTCATTATACTCAATAACTTTATGAGAATAACACATCATGAGAAGGTGACGTTTATCACAGGAATTCAATGTTGGttcaatatttatgtatgtatgtatgttttatttattttcaagacagagagaaacagtgcatgagcaggggaggggcagagagagagagggagacacagaatctgaagcaggctccaggctctgagctgtcagcatagagcccgacatggggctcgaccccacaaatggtgagaccatgacctgaactgaagtcggacactcagccaactgagccacccaggcacccttttatttatttattttttaagtttttatttaaatcctagttagttaacataagtgtaatattagtttcaggagtagaatttagtgattcattacgtACATATAACaactagtgctcatcacaagttccctccttaatatccatcacccatctagcccatcccctgcccatgGTTCAGTATATTTTAAATCAATGTATTCTCCATAATAACAGAAAAAGGGAGAATGAATAATTTCTTCTGAATAGTTTCAGGAAAAAATCTTTGACAAAATTCTACacttatttaagttaaaaatttcttGGAGCACCTGTGTGGAGCTgttagttaagtatccaactcttggatctcagctcaggtcatgacctcataatTCATGAGCCCAAgccttgcttgagattctctctccttctctctgacaaTCCCCCACTTGGGAtctctcaatcaaaaataaagaaacttaaaaaaaattaaaaaatttctcagTAAAGTAGAAGCAGAGAAAACTATCTCAATGTGAAAAGGACACCtacttataaaaaacaaaacaaaactgctaaTATCAAATATAAGGAGAAAAGCCTAAAAACTTTCCTCTAAAATCATGAACTATGCAAACATGACTACTTCATAGTTCATATTCAACAATGTGCTGGAGTTCCTAGCCAATAAAATAAGGTGAGAAAAAATGGTGACATTGTGATTAGAAATAAAGGAGTTAAATCATGTTCCCTTGATAACATGATTGGGTAGATATAGAATCCTAAGTAATCTACAAAATATCCTTTAATGAGTAAGTGAGTTtagcaaaagcaaaagagagtGTCaatataagtgtgtatatatctgtatatgtatacGAACAATAAGCATTTGaccttgaaattttttatttatttgttttttgaactcgaaaatatttaaagatgtcaTTTATAGCACCATTTAAACATGAAATACTTGGGCATAATATGAACAAATTATAATATAGCAATACAATGGAAACTTTAAAACACTGACACTGAGATATGAATAAACATAGAACTCATTGGAATAGAACAATGTATATTGAAATAGAGTATCATAAGGCaaactgaggagaaaaataatgtcTTCTCACAAATGGCGCGACTACAATAAGATATACATATggataaaaatgaacacaatgaaaaataaacttgaaatagaTTATAGacttaataaaaaatgatttttcaaaagatactgttaaaaaatgaaatgcccTGTACTAAGagaagaaatttataaaacatacatCTGACAAAGGTCATGTGtttagtgtgtgtatatataatatatatagagaaaacatatatgcaaaaatattgtgggtatattttatatatatgaaatgtatattattttaatatatgtatgcaTAATATGATAAAGATACAAAATAACATCTATATGCACATACTCATATACACATACTTAACTAATAAAAAATGGTCATATTTGAACATATACTTCACATAGGAAGATTCATAAATATCAaatgtgcacatgaaaagatgctcaacatcattagtcattaaggaaataaaaactaaatgataAGACATTGCTAAACATTGGTTAGAATAGTAAAAATTAAACGTACTAACAATAGCAAGTGTGGTAAAAATGAGGTAATTGAAATTTTCGTATATttctggtggaaatataaaatagtaaaactacttttttagttttatagtttattataaaattaaaaatgtatctattATATAATATGGTAAACCCATCCCTAAGAATTtacctaagaggaaaaaaaaatatgttcttagAAAGATTTAATAAttgcaactttattcataataaccaaaagagGAATGCAATACAAGTAAACATTGAGAAGTGGAAAAATGGTATATTTTTACATGGAATGCTACatagcaacaaaaagaataaagaattcaTATATGTGATAATGTGGATAAATCTTAAAGTAGTATGCCAAgggaaaatatatacacattaaagagaaaatactttaagatttaatttaatcAGAAAAGACAAACCAAATCTATTATGAAGGATTAACTGGGAAAGAGCACAGACATTTACAAGTGATAGAAATTTGTGTATCTTGAATGCATTAGTAGTTATAAAGAGGTAtatacacatttgtcaaaactcaatgGAATGCTACACTTAAGTGCAGTTTATTGTATATATGTAAGTTATACTTGAATAAAAGTGATTTAAATAAGACCAGTCACATA
It encodes the following:
- the LOC131483827 gene encoding olfactory receptor 6C2-like — protein: MRNHTAITTFILLGLTEDPQLQVLLFIFLFLTYVLSMTGNLTIIILTFMDFHLKTPMYVFLRNFSILEILFTTVCIPRFLYSLSTGDKTITYNACVSQVFLIGVLGATEFFLLAAMSYDRYVAICKPLHYMTIMNNKFCTIFVFCCWISGLMIIVTPLGMGLQLEFCDSNAIDHFGCDPFPLFKISCSDTWLIEQTVIICAVLIFIITLIGVILSYIYIIRTILRFPSASQRKKAFSTCSSHMIVISITYGSCIFIYIKPSAKEQVGINKGVSVLTTSVAPLLNPFIYTLRNKQVKQAFNDTIKKIAFTLQVRAH